From a single Raphanus sativus cultivar WK10039 chromosome 3, ASM80110v3, whole genome shotgun sequence genomic region:
- the LOC108845300 gene encoding uncharacterized protein At3g60930, chloroplastic-like: MDPPKEGSGETGISASGKRLMKVKQEIGEKMKRDKKEVKDSIAGRVSKRVKKKEVSGGSTSLGPHSPSSLKIQEVVNLMVQAHGQKELAKVCSSDETPETAPEGWFCIHEKYISKCHLRFPLPDLLLDLLDHYQLALSQLCPSAIRVINGFITRAKEEGIVVGLTELMSLYTIKESSNKDGGSGTYYLPCRPRLGLFKSSGSDDDWRKKYFYVKIDPTTIPVGRALSVVWSDISDTEDPPKLTEKLARALFRKLNQSSNTWASFASSRIESARFPDRYNARFPDPIPAEDLEVSEGPFVVDLSTGASTSETEKTQAPKMRPSFRSRNKPAAAASASRGSDKTQGGAFLSSLKEVLDDGTSVPAKDVNPVEPRAQDVVPRPEVPTVEANPQAARDPHEVELPRNKRSRTDLGDRPARSSSSSSRGGTVGWNFSHSKPGSILDDPWGLATIMRHMKMVGCSMPSINGMTNKEEYVEIAHHVGQLAGAINRAQLRFEETVHGAPSAEDLAQATELFKTTKTELDLARARVAELEAEAGRLGLKADTQQGKIESQAIDIRVSQQNKEAEVRLAVRKGKKEVAEAYNKILTSVKEKFVKKKEETDALIYAQELQANTELLKDLLSKEIENAEEEYHRLMILIPDAGVAYEKAQVSDFSVSKLPIPQFSESSGTFEINMFNPTFSGEYGSNLGSVSPDLVPVETTPGGDDQDVEEEVPVKEGDPIEEDKDDEADPGSKEG; the protein is encoded by the exons ATGGACCCTCCGAAAGAAGGTTCCGGTGAGACCGGAATCTCTGCCTCCGGGAAGCGTTTAATGAAGGTTAAGCAAGAAATCggtgagaaaatgaaaagagacaAGAAGGAAGTCAAGGACTCAATTGCGGGGAGGGTCTCCAAGcgggtgaagaagaaggaagttTCTGGCGGGAGTACCTCTCTGGGCCCTCACTCGCCTTCCTCACTAAAGATTCAAGAAGTCGTTAACCTCATGGTTCAAGCCCATGGCCAAAAGGAGTTGGCCAAGGTTTGTTCCTCCGATGAAACTCCTGAAACCGCCCCGGAAGGTTGGTTCTGCATTCACGAGAAGTATATCTCGAAATGCCACCTTCGGTTCCCACTTCCAGATCTCCTGTTAGATCTTCTTGATCATTACCAACTAGCCCTTTCTCAGCTTTGTCCCTCAGCCATCCGGGTGATAAATGGTTTCATCACCAGGGCTAAGGAGGAGGGGATCGTTGTTGGACTGACCGAGCTAATGAGCCTTTACACGATCAAGGAGAGCTCTAACAAAGATGGTGGTAGCGGTACCTACTATCTTCCTTGTCGTCCTAGGCTTGGTCTTTTCAAGTCTTCCGGTAGTGATGACGATTGGAGGAAGAAATATTTCTATGTCAAGATCGACCCCACGACGATCCCCGTGGGTCGTGCTCTCTCTGTTGTTTGGTCCGATATATCTG ATACTGAGGATCCTCCTAAGCTTACTGAGAAGCTGGCTAGGGCTCTTTTCCGGAAGCTAAATCAAAGCTCCAATACCTGGGCATCTTTTGCCTCCTCTCGTATTGAATCAGCTAGGTTCCCGGATCGGTACAACGCCAGGTTCCCTGACCCGATTCCTGCTGAAGATTTAGAAG TTTCTGAAGGTCCTTTCGTGGTAGATCTTTCGACCGGAGCTAGTACTTCCGAAACTGAAAAGACTCAAGCTCCTAAGATGAGGCCTTCTTTCCGTTCCAGGAACAAGCCTGCTGCAGCTGCCAGCGCTTCGCGAGGCAGCGATAAGACCCAAGGAGGTGCCTTCCTCAGCTCATTGAAGGAGGTCCTTGATGACGGGACCTCTGTCCCTGCTAAGGATGTTAACCCAGTTGAGCCCAGAGCTCAAGATGTTGTTCCCCGTCCTGAGGTTCCGACAGTTGAAGCTAACCCCCAAGCTGCTAGAGACCCTCACGAGGTCGAACTTCCGAGAAACAAGAGGTCTCGGACCGATTTGGGAGATAGACCCGCCAGatcctcctcctcgtcttcgCGGGGAGGGACCGTGGGTTGGAACTTCTCCCATTCTAAGCCGGGATCGATATTGGATGATCCTTGGGGTTTGGCAACCatcatgaggcatatgaagatgGTAGGATGCTCCATGCCTTCGATCAATGGTATGACCAACAAGGAAGAGTACGTTGAGATAGCTCACCACGTGGGTCAG ctaGCTGGAGCCATCAACAGGGCTCAGCTGAGGTTTGAAGAGACCGTGCATGGTGCTCCTAGCGCTGAAGACTTAGCTCAGGCTACTGAGTTGTTCAAGACTACCAAGACGGAGCTCGACCTGGCTCGTGCTCGAGTTGCTGAGCTTGAAGCTGAGGCCGGGAGGCTCGGTTTGAAGGCTGATACTCAACAAGGGAAGATCGAAAGTCAGGCCATCGATATTCGG GTTAGTCAACAGAACAAAGAGGCTGAAGTTAGACTAGCTGTCAGGAAAGGTAAGAAGGAGGTGGCTGAAGCCTACAACAAGATCCTGACCTCTGTGAAGGAGAAGTTTGTCAAGAAAAAGGAAGAGACTGACGCTCTGATCTATGCTCAGGAGCTTCAGGCAAACACCGAACTTCTGAAGGATTTATTGTCTAAAGAGATTGAGAATGCTGAGGAGGAGTATCATCGTTTGATGATTTTGATCCCGGATGCTGGTGTTGCATACGAGAAGGCTCAAGTTTCTGATTTCTCAGTTAGCAAGCtccccattcctcaattctccgagagctcaggtactttcgagatcaaTATGTTTAATCCGACGTTTTCTGGAGAATATGGTTCTAACTTGGGTTCGGTCTCTCCTGATTTAGTTCCCGTTGAGACGACCCCGGGAGGTGACGACCAGGATGTTGAAGAAGAGGTTCCTGTTAAGGAGGGTGATCCTATCGAGGAGGATaaggatgatgaagctgatccTGGATCCAAGGAAGGTTAA